In Scomber japonicus isolate fScoJap1 chromosome 21, fScoJap1.pri, whole genome shotgun sequence, one DNA window encodes the following:
- the LOC128382775 gene encoding NACHT, LRR and PYD domains-containing protein 3-like — MTEMDLLNILDDLTDNEFENFKWSLKYEKVGNILPIKESQLEKAERRNVVDLMVQKYEFAGAVEVTKSVLKKISRNDLVTKLPTIGSGAEGQSQEETNTASHPDSVSVTRTFPDTGNEQVVSYEHKFCLTRRYQQAAEESDETGSKILFNSIYTEQYIREGKSEEVNTQHEVRQLETASKMKTLKDTLIKCHDIFKVLPDQKKHIIKVVLTSGVAGVGKTFSVQKFTLDWAEGLENQDIILLILFPFRELNLIKDEQYSLIMLIHEFHPTLQKLTAEMLAVWKVLFIFDGLDESRLSLDFKNRKVVSDVTQKSSVSVLLKNLIEGNLLPRALIWITTRPAAANQIPLTFVDRLTEVRGFTDAQKEEYFRKRFSDEEQSSRIISHIKTSRSLHIMCHIPVFCWITARVVEQILMTNQRGELPKTLTDLYSHFLLVQTQRKKNKYDAGHETSPEVQTKRKKYDEKQETSPEELTEADRDVLLKLARLAFEHLKKGDIIFYKKDLKQCGLDVTDAMFSGVCTEIFKREKMIYKKTVYSFVHLSVQEFLAAVYMYHCYTSRNTEVLEDFLGDVDDDDDQDNDHYITLDAFLRRAMEKSLRSENGHLDLFVRFLHGLSLESNQSLLEGLLDQTENSPKIIQRAINNLKEKKTKFSPDRSINIFHCLMEMNDHSVYQEIQEFLKSDNKSEKELSAIHCSALAYMLEMSEEVLDELDLGKYKTTKEGRRRMIPAVRNCRKAVLTSCELSETDCGVVVSALKSNPSHLRELDWSYSELRHSEVELISPGLESPNCKLETLRLRNSNLFSCDSLASALKANPSHLEELDLRDNELCDSGVEPLCDFLESPHSRLKTLRLSNCRLSEISCASLTSALKSNPSHLRELDLSENDLQDSGVKLLCDFLEIPHCKLESLSLESCKLSEISCASLVSALKFNLSHLRKLDLSANKLQDSGVKLLCDFLENLHCKLKTLRLGDCRLSEISCASLVSALKSNPSHLRDLELRGNRLKDSGVKLLCGFLESPHCRLETLGLSWGRLSVISCASLASALKSNPSHLRELDLSVNDLQDSDMKQLCDLKESPDCRLETLRSMLEWCSTIPLIPLESAEVEMTLSAAV, encoded by the exons ATGACGGAGATGGACCTCCTCAACATTCTGGATGATTTAACAGACAATGAATTTGAGAACTTCAAGTGGTCCCTGAAGTATGAAAAGGTGGGTAACATCCTACCCATCAAAGAGAGCCAGCTCGAGAAGGCAGAGAGACGGAACGTGGTGGATCTGATGGTGCAGAAATATGAATTTGCTGGAGCTGTGGAAGTCACAAAGAGTGTTTTAAAGAAGATCAGCAGGAATGATCTGGTGACTAAGTTGCCAACCATCGGCTCAGGAGCAGAAGGTCAGTCACAGGAGGAGACAAACACAGCATCACATCCAGACAGCGTATCTGTGACGAGAACGTTTCCAGACA CTGGTAATGAGCAGGTGGTGTCATATGAACATAAGTTCTGTCTGACTAGGAGATATCAACAAGCGGCTGAAGAATCtgatgaaacaggaagtaaaatctTATTTAACAGCATCTACACTGAGCAATACAtcagagagggaaagagtgaagaggttaatacccaacatgaggtgaggcagcttgaaacagcttccaagatgaagaccctcaaAGACACTCTAATCAAGTGTCACGatatctttaaagtcttacctgaccaaaaaaaacacatcatcaaaGTTGTTCTGACGAGTGGCGTCGCTggtgttggaaaaaccttctcagtgcagaagttcactctggactgggcagaGGGCTTGGAAAACCAAGATATCATTCTGCTGATTCTGTTTCCGTTCAGGGAGCTGAAcctgatcaaagatgagcagtacagtctgatcatgctgatccatgaattccatccaacattacagaagctcacagcagagatgcTCGCTGTCTggaaagttttgttcatctttgacggcctggatgaaagcagactttcactggatttcaagaACAGGAAGgttgtgtctgatgtcacacagaagtcatcagtcagtgtgCTCCTAAAAAACCTCATTGAAGGTAATCTGCTTCCCCGAGCCCTCATCTGGATAACTActcgacctgcagcagccaatcagatccctctgACATTTGTTGACAGattaacagaagtacgaggcttcactgacgcccagaaggaggagtacttcaggaagagattcagtgatgaagagcagtccagtagaatcatctcacacatcaagacatccaggagcctccacatcatgtgtcacatcccagtcttctgctggatcactgctagaGTTGTGGAGCAGATATTGATGACAAATCAGAGAGGAGAACtacccaagaccctgactgatcTGTACTCTCACTTCCTGCTTGTtcagacacagaggaagaagaacaagtatgatgcgggacatgagacgagtccagaggttcagacaaagaggaagaagtatGATGAGAAACAAGAGACAAGTCCAGAagagctgacggaggctgacagagACGTTCTTCTGAAGCTGGCAAGGCTGGCATTTGAACATCTTAAGAAAGGAGACATCATTTTTTACAAAAAAGACCTgaagcagtgtggtcttgatgtcacagatgcCATGTTctcaggagtttgtacagagatcttcaaaagagagaagaTGATCTACaagaaaacagtctacagctttgttcatctgagtgttcaggagtttctggctgcagtctacatgtaccactgttacaccagcaggaacacagaggtactggaggacttcctgggagatgtggatg atgatgatgaccaAGACAATGACCATTACATAACCCTAGACGCCTTCTTGAGGAGAGCAATGGAAAAATCTCTCAGAagtgaaaatggccacctggatcTGTTTGttcgcttccttcatggcctctctctggagtccaaccagagtctcttagaaGGCCTGCTGGATCAGACAGAGAACAGTCCTAAAATAATCCAGAGAgccatcaacaacctgaaggagaagaagaccaaattctctcctgacagaagtatcaacatcttccactgtctgatggagatgaacgaccacTCAGTatatcaggagatccaagagttcctgaagtcagacaACAAATCAGAGAAGGAACTCTCTGccatccactgctcagctctggcctacatgctggaGATGTctgaggaggttctggatgagttggacctgggaaagtacaaaacaacaaaggagggacgacggagaatgatcccagctgtgaggaactgcagaaaggctgt GCTTACCAGCTGTGAACTCTCAGAGACTGACTGTGGAGTTGTGGTCTctgctctgaagtccaacccctcccacctGAGAGAGCTGGACTGGAGCTACAGTGAGCTGCGCCATTCAGAAGTAGAGCTGATCTCTCCTGGATTGGaaagtccaaactgtaaactggagactctgag attgaggaACAGCAATTTGTTCAGCTGTgattctctggcctcagctctgaaggccaACCCCTCTCATCTAGAGGAGCTGGACCTGAGAGACAACGAGCTGTGTGATTCAGGAGTGGAGCCACTGTGTGATTTTCTGGAGAGTCCACACAGTAGACTaaagactctgag ATTGAGTAACTGCAggttgtcagagatcagctgtgcttctctgacctcagctctgaagtccaacccctcccatcttagagagctggatctgagtgaAAATGActtgcaggattcaggagtaaAGTTACTGTGTGACTTCCTGGAGATTCCACACTGTAAACTAGAGTCTCTGAG TTTGGAGTCATGCAAATTGTCAGAGATCAGTtgtgcttctctggtctcagctctgaagttcAACCTCTCCCATCTGAGAAAGCTGGATCTGAGTgccaacaagctgcaggattcaggagtgaagcttctgtgtgattttctggagaatctacactgtaaactgaagactctgag atTGGGTGACTGCAggttgtcagagatcagctgtgcttctctggtctcagctctgaagtccaacccctctcatCTTAGAGATCTGGAGCTGAGAGGAAATCgcctgaaggattcaggagtgaagctaCTGTGTGGTTttctggagagtccacactgtagactggagacttTGGG ATTGAGTTGGGGCAGGTTGTCAgtgatcagctgtgcttctctggcctcagctctgaagtccaacccctcccatctgagagagctggatctgagtgtcaatgacctgcaggattcagacatGAAGCAACTGTGTGATCTGaaggagagtccagactgcagactggagactctgaggtca ATGCTGGAATGGTGTAGTACCATTCCGCTGATTCCTCTGGAATCAGCGGAAGTGGAAATGACTCTCAGTGCTGCAGTCTGA
- the riok3 gene encoding serine/threonine-protein kinase RIO3, whose product MDQSGVTAQAPKSPWGSVAPAAPACSLADVMSEQLAKQLEEENSDFPALTDPGADLLLTDESSDTTSDLMLAQMLQMQFDREFDNQLRREEKKFNGDSKVSISFENYRMVHPYEDSDSSEDEVDWQDTRDDPYRKDKPQTTPRKGFTGKGKNITTKHDAVTCGRKNTARMDNVRPVHVLLSYLLPFISFS is encoded by the exons ATGGATCAATCGGGAGTAACGGCACAAGCACCAAAG agCCCGTGGGGTTCGGTGGCCCCGGCGGCTCCGGCTTGCTCTCTGGCCGATGTGATGAGTGAACAGCTGGCCAAACAGCTGGAAGAGGAGAACAGTGACTTCCCTGCTCTCACCGA tcctGGAGCAGACCTCTTGTTGACAGATGAAAGTTCAGATACGACCAGCGATCTGATGCTCGCTCAGATGCTTCAGATGCAGTTCGACCGTGAGTTCGATAACCAGCTCCGCCGCGAGGAGAAGAAGTTCAACGGAGACAGCAAAG TGTCCATCTCCTTTGAGAACTACCGCATGGTTCACCCGTATGAAGACAGCGACAGCTCCGAGGACGAGGTGGACTGGCAGGACACCAGAGACGACCCTTACAGGAAAG ATAAGCCCCAGACCACCCCCAGGAAAGGCTTCACGGGTAAAGGGAAGAACATCACCACCAAACACGATGCAGTGACCTGCGGCCGTAAGAACACGGCTCGCATGGACAACGTGAGACCTGTTCATGTCCTTCTGTCCTatctccttcctttcatttccttctcttAG